From Theileria orientalis strain Shintoku DNA, chromosome 4, complete genome, the proteins below share one genomic window:
- a CDS encoding prenyltransferase encodes MPAISRLLPSISQPALLNSLKKLSKYKLSLWVTATGASGFLMISPAISASLLSTCGGIFLCSAAANTFNQIIERDKDALMVRTMDRPLPSKIMTHHQASVIGAGFTVFGGLMLYVSGGVYPMSLALMNIALYTLVYTPLKKKTQWNTHVGSVVGCIPPLIGCLSAGSTLLLPQPWLLFGLMYVWQIPHFYTLSWLYRNDYNKAGFKVYGIDDASGKKTATASMKWITLLSAFPLFYSLSGLIPPELLFATVFPNIVITHKAMNFYKDPNTKTASSLFVNSLWQILVLMGLTSYYLCNLRPVEDFNSKPSLEKPDE; translated from the exons ATGCCAGCCATATCTAGGCTTTTACCGTCTATATCACAGCCCGCGTTACTAAATTCGTTAAAG AAGCTATCCAAGTATAAATTATCCCTATGGGTCACAGCGACGGGTGCGAGTGGCTTCCTCATGATCTCGCCGGCCATTTCAGCGAGTCTTCTATCAACTTGCGGGGGCATATTCTTGTGTAGCGCAGCAGCGAACACATTTAACCAGATAATTGAAAGAGATAAGGACGCGTTGATGGTACGCACCATGGACAG GCCACTTCCCAGTAAAATCATGACACATCACCAGGCAAGCGTGATAGGAGCAGGTTTCACAGTTTTTGGGGGACTAATGCTGTATGTGAGCGGAGGCGTATATCCGATGAGCCTAGCACTGATGAACATAGCGCTTTATACACTGGTCTACACGCCTCTGAAGA AGAAAACGCAGTGGAACACGCACGTGGGATCAGTTGTTGGATGCATTCCTCCTCTGATAGGGTGCTTGTCGGCAGGG AGTACACTGTTGCTGCCACAGCCGTGGCTCCTCTTCGGACTAATGTACGTGTGGCAAATACCGCATTTCTACACACTTTCATGGCTATATCGCAACGACTACAACAAGGCCGGGTTCAAAGTATACGGAATAGACGACGCGTCAGGAAAGAAAACAGCGACAGCGTCAATGAAGTGGATTACGCTTCTGTCGGCTTTTCCCctg TTTTACAGCTTGAGTGGGTTAATACCGCCCGAGTTGTTATTTGCAACTGTGTTTCCAAACATAGTTATAACCCATAAGGCAATGAACTTCTATAAGGATCCTAACACTAAAACTGCCAGCAGCCTCTTTGTCAATTCACTGTG GCAAATTCTCGTTTTAATGGGCCTAACATCGTACtatttgtgtaatttaaGGCCCGTTGAAGACTTTAACTCTAAACCATCCTTAGAAAAGCCAGATGAATAa
- a CDS encoding 40S ribosomal protein S24, which produces MSSADQISVRVKKFLSNPVLNRKQFSLEVLHPGRSNVSKAELKEKLAKQFKVKDSKTVVLFGLKTLFGGGRSTGFGLIYDNLASLKRYEHNYRLIRLGLEEAKPKLGRRAKKELKNRRKKVRGKAKAKCTAGKKK; this is translated from the coding sequence ATGTCATCGGCAGATCAGATTAGTGTTAGAGTTAAAAAGTTCTTATCAAACCCTGTTTTGAACAGGAAGCAATTTTCACTTGAAGTTTTACACCCAGGCAGGAGCAACGTTTCCAAGGCAGAGTTGAAGGAGAAGCTTGCTAAGCAGTTCAAGGTAAAGGACTCCAAGACTGTAGTTCTCTTCGGCCTGAAGACTCTTTTCGGTGGTGGCAGGAGCACTGGCTTCGGACTCATCTACGACAATTTGGCTTCCCTCAAGCGGTATGAACACAACTACCGTCTCATCAGGCTCGGCCTTGAGGAGGCTAAGCCTAAACTCGGTAGGCGCGccaagaaggagctgaagaacaggaggaagaaggtgcGTGGCAAGGCCAAGGCCAAGTGCACAGCaggaaagaagaagtgA
- a CDS encoding DEAD-box family helicase, with protein MEEKKSTSNVVRFGNTTSPEIIPESKLYPSKVASKGNESLLNDGTSRMLSVEQLISKKSEANGPLKVTYISKAQRNRNLEEARKREQLEALKNEENLKRRRRELSERSEREREMERRERQKIKEVERRNEEKERRNERDTKESEKDVKPVNSDLAVLNLLKLPEKEVRDKLIEKELEQIRHHYLGMNRQKKKVQKPSEKFKTIFNFEWDDSEDTTKFDNNPIYQNRPEPQLLFGRGFRAGFDVREQRKRNNFYDELSKRRAENPEWSESMSRQQLDATARKARDLQEAELANTHWTQKKRSEMTDRDWRIFREDFDIYIKGGRVPPPIRTWAESPLPWELLESIKKAGYTKPTPIQMQAIPIALEMRDLIGIAVTGSGKTAAFVLPMLTYVKMLPPLDDETSMDGPYALVMAPSRELALQIYDETNKFSTYCTCRSVAVVGGRSAEAQAFELRKGCEIIIGTPGRIKDCLDRAYTVLSQCNYVVLDEADRMIDMGFEDVVNEILDCIPTTNLKDDDESKALEQELSTKAGHRRYRITQMFSATMPAAVEKLTKKYLRAPCFISIGDVGAGKSSITQKLEFVAESKKRQKLEEVLEHLEPPIIVFVNLKKVTDVIAKNISKIGYRYHPIELLLIPTSTTISISKTYNTKQCSCRAVSLHGGKNQESREDALNKFKSGQYDILVATDVAGRGLDVEGVKAVINYDMPKDIQSYTHRIGRTGRAGLKGLSISFVTEADTALFYDLKQLLVSTDNAVPQELSQHPASKVKPTQADRNITN; from the exons atggaagaaaaaaagtCAACTTCGAATGTTGTGAGATTTGGAAATACAACATCGCCAGAAATAATTCCAGAAAGTAAACTGTATCCATCCAAAGTCGCTTCAAAAGGCAACGAATCTCTTCTCAATGACGGAACCTCCCGAATGTTATCAGTCGAACAACTCATTTCTAAGAAGTCTGAGGCCAACGGGCCTCTGAAG GTAACATATATTTCGAAGGCACAGAGAAATAGGAACCTAGAGGAGGCAAGGAAAAGAGAGCAATTGGAGGCACTAAAGAATGAGGAAAACCtaaaaagaaggagaagagaaCTTTCAGAGAGATCG GAGCGAGAAAGGGAGATGGAAAGAAGAGAGAGgcagaaaataaaagaagTAGAGCGTAGaaatgaagaaaaggaaCGAAGAAATGAAAGAGACACTAAAGAGTCAGAAAAGGACGTGAAGCCAGTAAACAGTGACCTCGCAGTTTTAAACTTGCTTAAGTTGCCGGAAAAGGAAGTCAGAGATAAGCTGATAGAAAAGGAGTTGGAGCAAATTAGGCATCACTACCTGGGAATGAACAGGCAAAAGAAAAAGGTGCAGAAGCCTTCagaaaaatttaaaacgaTATTTAACTTCGAGTGGGATGACTCGGAAGATACGACaaaatttgataataatCCAATATACCAGAATAGGCCGGAGCCACAACTGCTATTCGGTAGAGGATTCAGAGCAG GGTTCGACGTTAGAGAACAGAGGAAAAGAAACAACTTCTACGATGAGCTGTCGAAAAGAAGAGCAGAGAACCCAGAGTGGTCAGAGTCGATGAGTAGGCAGCAGCTGGACGCAACGGCAAGAAAAGCAAGAGATTTACAA GAGGCTGAATTGGCAAACACGCATTGGACTCAGAAGAAACGCAGTGAAATGACGGATCGCGACTGGAGAATATTCAGAGAGGActttgatatatatataaaggGAGGACGAGTGCCACCGCCAATTAGGACGTGGGCAGAGTCTCCCCTGCCATGGGAGCTGTTGGAATCGATTAAAAAG GCCGGGTACACGAAGCCAACACCGATTCAGATGCAAGCAATTCCAATAGCCTTGGAAATGAGAGACTTGATAGGAATAGCAGTAACAGG GTCAGGAAAAACGGCAGCTTTTGTATTGCCAATGCTAACCTACGTGAAGATGTTGCCGCCACTGGATGATGAGACGTCGATGGATGGGCCCTACGCACTAGTGATGGCGCCATCGAG GGAGTTGGCACTTCAAATATACGACGAAACGAACAAATTCTCAACGTACTGCACCTGTAGATCAGTGGCGGTGGTAGGAGGGAGAAGCGCAGAAGCACAGGCGTTTGAACTGAGGAAAGG ATGTGAAATTATAATTGGGACTCCTGGACGCATAAAGGACTGTTTGGATAGAGCGTACACAGTCCTGTCGCAGTGCAATTACGTGGTGCTGGACGAAGCGGACAGAATGATCGACATGGGCTTCGAAGACGTGGTCAACGAGATACTGGACTGCATACCGACcacgaacctgaaggacgacgacgagtcGAAGGCGCTGGAGCAG GAGCTGAGCACGAAGGCGGGCCATAGAAGATACAGAATAACGCAGATGTTCTCAGCAACAATGCCGGCAGCAGTCgagaagctgacgaagaaGTACCTGAGGGCGCCCTGCTTCATATCCATCGGAGACGTGGGAGCGGGCAAGAGCTCAATCACGCAGAAGCTGGAGTTCGTAGCAgagtcgaagaagaggcaGAAGTTGGAGGAGGTGCTGGAGCACCTGGAACCGCCGATAATAGTCTTCGttaacctgaagaaggtgacgGACGTGATCgcaaaaaatatatcaaaGATAGGATACAGGTACCACCCTATTG AGTTACTGTTGATACCTACTAGTACCACCATTAGCATTAGTAAAACGTACAACACAAAACAATGTTCCTGCAGAGCGGTGTCGCTGCACGGCGGAAAGAACCAGGAGTCGAGAGAAGACGCGCTCAACAAGTTTAAGTCAGGCCAATACGACATCCTGGTGGCGACGGACGTGGCGGGCCGCGGACTGGACGTCGAGGGCGTGAAGGCAGTGATCAACTACGACATGCCGAAGGACATTCAGTCGTACACTCACAGAATAG GACGCACTGGACGCGCGGGACTCAAGGGACTGTCGATCTCGTTCGTCACGGAGGCCGACACGGCCCTCTTCTACGACCtgaagcagctgctggtCTCAACGGACAACGCAGTTCCACAGGAACTCAGCCAGCACCCAGCCTCGAAGGTAAAGCCGACGCAGGCGGACAGGAACATAACTAACTAG
- a CDS encoding uncharacterized protein (LisH dimerisation motif domain containing protein), producing the protein MTIKSQIMKLMSKYSKNKHVYMKNSYNGVLRPKLKRIQVTDTKMDLDESVEVWDGFYKSQLLRVVMQLLKDMGYRKTFEVLQEESSCCYQSSETNQLENFILSGKLHEAKSVLCRLKLDENISNACKFLVSQQIFLESLYHNNLEEALKVLREHMAHEAFDDDSRDRVHHCSAILLCPSKKVLERELNWTFENSRENLWEHIQCLVSPTLTIPPNRLMTLLRQAVELQELHCLNHYDNGGERVVYPLLYDHKCTSSKLPARLMVRLEKHTDEIWDVSVSPNGEFFATASKDESVILWSANPPFELLHRWKVHRNVVSCVSWSSDSKLLASCGNDGLIVIWSPYCEDYLQKIEPHTAVATSIGWIPNTWKFITAGMDKQMILHEVVFNAEAALSPLSSDLDLLSPQNSAPDASFLGSELSPAAAELPKSQLTLPKAELNGTSKREEKVRLSKYRVNSICKWSFESRIRTLAVNMDGTLAVFATVDRVLRVWNLATGRESVPIPESAAITTVTCSRIYNQVLVSVAGQRPVMRLWDINERRIVQTYRGHREDRYVLRATLGGPKESFVVSGSEDAQIYIWNKIFGSLLAVIPAHSSTVNAVAWAHDRLFSVSDDQTIAIWEPHSADPQASDHQH; encoded by the exons atgacAATAAAATCCCAAATAATGAAACTGATGAGcaaatattcaaaaaataaacatgtttATATGAAGAATTCGT ACAATGGAGTTCTTCGTCCAAAGTTGAAGAGAATACAAGTTACAGACACAAAAATGGATTTAGACGAGTCTGTAGAAGTTTGGGATGGGTTTTACAAGTCACAGTTGCTACGCGTGGTCATGCAACTTCTGAAAGATATGGGATATCG GAAAACATTTGAAGTGCTTCAGGAAGAATCTAGCTGCTGCTACCAAAGTTCGGAGACGAACCAGCTCGAGAACTTCATCCTTTCCGGAAAGCTCCACGAAGCTAAGTCGGTGTTATGCAGACTAAAGTTGGACGAGAATATCTCTAACGCTTGCAAATTCTTGGTATCGCAACAGATATTTCTGGAATCACTGTACCATAATAACCTGGAGGAGGCTCTGAAAGTACTACGAG AACACATGGCACACGAGGCCTTTGACGACGACTCCAGAGATAGAGTCCACCACTGCTCAGCAATACTGCTGTGCCCGTCGAAGAAGGTGCTTGAAAGGGAGTTAAACTGGACGTTTGAG AACTCGCGGGAAAACCTGTGGGAGCACATCCAGTGCCTGGTCTCGCCAACCCTGACAATACCCCCGAACAGACTGATG ACGCTGCTGCGGCAGGCCGTGGAGCTGCAGGAGCTGCACTGCCTGAACCACTACGACAACGGAGGAGAGCGAGTGGTGTACCCGCTGCTTTACGACCACAAGTGCACGAGTTCGAAGCTGCCTGCGCGGCTGATGGTGCGCCTGGAGAAGCACACGGACGAGATTTGGGACGTCTCAGTGTCGCCGAACGGCGAGTTCTTCGCGACGGCGAGCAAGGACGAAAGCGTGATCCTCTGGTCGGCGAATCCGCCCTTCGAGCTGCTGCACCGCTGGAAGGTGCACCGCAACGTGGTCAGCTGCGTCTCCTGGAGCTCCGACAGCAAGCTGCTGGCCTCCTGTGGCAACGACGGCCTCATCGTCATCTGGAGCCCCTACTGCGAAGACTACCTGCAGAAGATCGAGCCGCACACGGCGGTGGCGACCTCAATCGGCTGGATCCCGAACACGTGGAAGTTCATCACGGCGGGCATGGACAAGCAGATGATCCTGCACGAGGTGGTATTCAACGCCGAGGCCGCCCTGAGTCCGCTGAGCTCTGACCTGGACCTGCTCAGCCCTCAGAACTCGGCGCCGGACGCGAGCTTCCTGGGCTCGGAGCTGTCGCCGGCGGCCGCGGAACTCCCGAAGAGCCAGCTGACGCTCCCGAAGGCCGAGCTGAACGGCACGTCGAAGCGGGAGGAGAAGGTGCGCCTCTCGAAGTACCGCGTCAACTCGATCTGCAAGTGGAGCTTCGAGAGTCGAATCCGCACGCTCGCGGTCAACATGGACGGCACGCTCGCCGTCTTCGCGACGGTCGACCGGGTGCTGCGCGTCTGGAACCTCGCCACCGGCAGGGAGAGCGTGCCCATCCCCGAGTCTGCGGCCATCACGACCGTGACCTGCAGCAGGATCTACAACCAGGTGCTCGTGAGCGTCGCCGGCCAGAGGCCCGTGATGCGCCTGTGGGACATCAACGAGCGCCGGATAGTGCAGACTTACCGCGGCCACCGCGAGGACCGCTACGTCCTGAGGGCGACCCTGGGCGGCCCCAAGGAGTCCTTCGTGGTCTCCGGCAGCGAGGACGCGCAGATATACATTTGGAACAAGATTTTCGGCTCACTGCTCGCCGTGATCCCCGCGCACTCTTCCACCGTGAACGCCGTCGCCTGGGCCCACGACCGCCTCTTCAGCGTTTCCGACGACCAGACGATAGCGATTTGGGAGCCGCACTCTGCGGATCCGCAAGCGTCCGATCACCAGCACTGA
- a CDS encoding RNA-binding protein Puf1, which translates to MSYSYFNFDKNLDLDPSLQSSNFGSYNPVNTVDYLNQEMDHPSHLMNPGEFEESGLCEHVKPFNTDYVNCESFSTRYTEGSYDQNAQQMSMNYSMDSLTESMLKQLDTPKLFSHNDVDYPDALHLNSLDPQMLRRLYDAGINVSTESKDDSDLDSTKKDHFKTSRRRGRRVEEAKPMQKSGSAVKSPSIKPSSKSKNGSKGSFGTLNYSWLKDSFFNCQILGNVVSIAQDQTGCRMLQRQLECNDHQFIASVLNEVLDNLYMLMTDPFGNYLCQKLMSVCDSDQLGKIITSCEPQFISICLNMHGTRAIQKLIEVVTEENITRITSILSTGVVDLVNDLNGNHVIQKCLVSLSSEHCDFIYKAMNENCVYLATHRHGCCVMQRCIDAASPAQRAKLIDTISSKTLELVEDAYGNYVIQYVLRLKDDAINSRIVAFLCEDVTKFAKQKFSSNVVERCLIFCPLEVRSTLISKFLNVPFDVLKDLILDPFGNYVIQRVLNVAQPDELTSLLDSIQPHLEELKVASSGKRIAAKISRRSNTSSSSASANSGSSSMVSNYSTYGSGNNLFEIFSETSEDGIGYPGYLNSEYPSLSANASTSASAQQSATYAEKSKSNDPAYNINDDRDYIIDLINKTNSSKGAAAALHQGRMGDLVKDGLDFSALEPEKYDQNDPFVRDFCDMFDGYDPYQADSYSSNLWSNNM; encoded by the exons atgAGTTATTCCTACTttaattttgataaaaaccTTGATTTGGATCCCTCCTT GCAATCTTCCAATTTCGGGAGTTACAACCCAGTCAACACAGTTGATTACCTTAACCAAGAAATGGATCACCCGTCTCACCTGATGAACCCAGGCGAGTTCGAGGAAAGTGGACTGTGTGAACACGTTAAGCCATTTAACACGGACTACGTGAATTGCGAGTCGTTCTCGACGCGATACACAGAAGGGTCATACGACCAGAACGCACAGCAAATGTCAATGAACTATAGCATGGACTCGCTGACAGAGTCAATGCTGAAGCAACTTGACACGCCGAAGCTGTTCTCACACAACGACGTGGATTACCCAGACGCGCTGCACCTTAACTCGCTGGACCCGCAAATGCTAAGGAGACTGTATGACGCAGGAATCAACGTAAGCACGGAGTCGAAAGACGA CTCGGACCTGGACTCGACGAAGAAAGACCACTTCAAGACCtcgagaagaagaggaaggagagtGGAGGAGGCGAAACCGATGCAGAAGAGCGGCTCCGCAGTGAAGAGCCCGTCGATTAAGCCTTCATCTAAGTCGAAGAACGGGTCGAAAGGATCATTCGGAACGCTCAACTACAGCTGGCTGAAGGACTCGTTCTTCAACTGCCAAATACTGGGAAACGTGGTCTCAATAGCACAAGACCAGACGGGGTGCAGAATGCTGCAGCGACAGCTGGAGTGCAACGACCACCAGTTCATCGCCTCAGTGCTCAACGAGGTGCTGGACAACCTGTACATGCTGATGACGGACCCGTTTGGAAACTACCTGTGCCAGAAGCTGATGAGCGTGTGCGACTCGGATCAGCTGGGCAAAATCATCACCTCATGCGAGCCGCAGTTCATCTCAATATGCCTTAATATGCACGGCACGCGCGCAATTcagaagctgatagagGTGGTGACTGAGGAGAACATAACGAGGATCACGTCGATCCTGTCGACGGGAGTGGTGGACCTCGTCAACGACCTCAACGGAAACCACGTGATACAAAAGTGCCTAGTCTCACTGAGCAGTGAGCACTGCGACTTCATCTACAAGGCGATGAACGAAAACTGCGTGTACCTGGCGACGCACAGGCACGGCTGCTGCGTGATGCAGAGATGCATAGACGCGGCGAGCCCGGCGCAGCGAGCTAAGCTGATCGACACGATCTCCTCGAAGACGCTGGAGCTCGTAGAGGACGCATACGGGAACTACGTTATCCAGTACGTGCTGCGCCTGAAGGACGACGCGATCAACAGCAGGATCGTCGCATTCCTCTGCGAAGACGTCACCAAGTTCGCGAAGCAGAAGTTCAGCTCAAACGTGGTGGAAAGGTGCCTGATCTTCTGCCCACTTGAGGTGAGGAGCACGCTCATCAGCAAGTTCCTCAACGTGCCCTTCGACGTGCTCAAGGACCTGATCCTGGACCCGTTCGGGAACTACGTTATCCAGAGAGTGCTGAACGTGGCGCAGCCGGACGAGCTGACCTCGCTGCTCGACAGCATACAGCCGcacctggaggagctgaaggtgGCCTCGTCGGGAAAGAGGATCGCGGCCAAGATCTCGAGGAGGTCAAACACGAGCTCGAGCAGCGCCTCCGCGAACTCGGGCTCGAGCAGCATGGTCTCGAACTACAGCACCTACGGCTCAGGCAACAACCTCTTCGAGATCTTCAGCGAGACCTCGGAGGACGGCATCGGGTACCCGGGATACCTGAACAGCGAGTACCCGTCGCTCTCCGCGAACGCAAGCACAAGCGCGAGCGCGCAGCAGAGCGCAACCTACGCGGAGAAGAGCAAGAGCAACGACCCGGCATACAACATCAACGACGACCGGGACTACATAATAGACCTGATCAACAAGACCAACTCGAGCAAGGGTGCCGCAGCCGCCCTTCACCAGGGCCGCATGGGCGACCTCGTGAAGGACGGCCTCGACTTCTCGGCCCTTGAACCGGAGAAGTACGACCAGAACGACCCGTTCGTGCGCGACTTCTGCGACATGTTTGACGGCTACGACCCATACCAGGCCGATTCGTACTCGAGTAACCTCTGGTCCAACAACATGTAG
- a CDS encoding uncharacterized protein (ribonuclease CAF1 family protein), whose product MRNDNGQFSEFSGINPKPDSVRTLDDYLLALKEDVEEYALLQIGFCLATYSNSSAEAKWILHPYNFYTYSSEIYNTIFLNDTLLWLRDNGFSLDRWVDEGCVSLLKGMFRVDFKRLGDMHSDSVSFITKRTRNNGLHHLIKSIIEYRIPLVFHNGMLDILHLYDKFIGPLPENPVEISREITRFFVGGIFDTKEHLTSNVIHKLEQVSSLRNKNNQYARYESNSEAVTGQSPPGIPGQGRARENTLMSRTREK is encoded by the exons ATGAGAAACGATAATGGCCAATTTTCAGAATTCAGCGGAATTAACCCTAAACCTGATTCTGTGAGAACATTGGATGATTATCTTTTAGCACTGAAGGAAGATGTGGAGGAATACGCGCTAC TACAAATCGGATTCTGCCTCGCTACATACTCGAACTCTTCCGCCGAGGCGAAGTGGATTTTACACCCCTATAACTTCTATACATATTCTTCTGAG ATTTATAACACCATTTTCTTGAATGACACACTGCTCTGGCTTAGAGACAACGGATTTAGCCTGGACCGCTGGGTAGATGAAGGGTGCGTTTCCTTGTTAAAAGGCATGTTCAGAGTGGACTTTAAGAGACTGGGAGATATGCATAGCGACTCCGTGTCCTTCATAACGAAGAGGACCAGGAACAATGGACTCCACCACCTCATCAAGTCTATAATCGAGTACAGAATACCATTAGTCTTTCACAACGGAATGCTCGACATTCTGCACCTgtatgataaatttatcGGACCTCTGCCGGAGAACCCAGTGGAAATATCAAGGGAGATCACAAG ATTCTTCGTCGGAGGGATCTTTGACACCAAA GAGCACCTCACTTCCAATGTTATTCACAAACTTGAACAGGTAAGCAGtttaagaaataaaaataatcagtATGCACGATATGAATCAAATAGCGAAGCTGTCACTGGACAGAGCCCACCTGGAATACCTGGACAAGGTAGAGCCCGAGAGAACACACTAATGAGTAGAACACGGGAAAAATAA